A portion of the Adhaeribacter radiodurans genome contains these proteins:
- a CDS encoding histidine phosphatase family protein: MAEAKLLHIFLIRHQRPVVSKQGWFNREQASQFLMEYDACAIEELVTKPAGLPTEQITKVYCSSLPRAKQTAQAIFGPEITLIEDPIFNEFQRQAFSIPYLKFPIKFWLIGARALWLLGINTNGLENFRQARIRAHKAAQQLVKQAERDGKVVLVAHGFLNIFIRRALRKMGWHIVRYDGGGFLGVSELVKKAEK; this comes from the coding sequence ATGGCTGAAGCAAAACTGCTGCATATTTTCTTAATCCGGCACCAACGACCAGTTGTGTCGAAGCAGGGTTGGTTTAACCGAGAACAGGCAAGTCAGTTTTTAATGGAATACGATGCTTGTGCTATTGAAGAACTCGTAACGAAACCCGCTGGCTTACCAACCGAACAAATTACCAAGGTATATTGCAGCAGCTTGCCTCGGGCTAAGCAAACGGCCCAAGCTATTTTTGGTCCGGAGATAACTTTAATCGAAGATCCGATTTTTAATGAATTTCAGCGGCAAGCGTTTTCAATACCATATTTAAAATTTCCGATTAAATTCTGGCTAATTGGGGCGCGGGCACTCTGGTTACTTGGTATAAACACCAATGGTCTTGAAAATTTCCGGCAAGCCAGAATTCGGGCACATAAAGCAGCGCAGCAATTAGTTAAACAGGCCGAAAGGGATGGTAAAGTAGTATTAGTAGCGCATGGGTTCTTAAATATTTTTATCCGTAGAGCTTTGCGTAAGATGGGATGGCACATAGTCCGTTACGACGGAGGCGGATTTCTGGGAGTCTCTGAATTAGTAAAGAAAGCCGAAAAATAG
- a CDS encoding pyridoxal phosphate-dependent aminotransferase, with the protein MIEKSNRLLNVFYEIRGPVFEKAMELELQGYKITRLNIGNPAPFGFDAPDEIIHDVIINLRRAQGYTESKGLFAARKAVMHDCQRRGIAEVKIDDIYIGNGVSELILLSMQGLLNNGDEILIPAPDYPLWTASVNLAGGKAVHYMCDEAADWYPDLEDLESKITPRTKGLVIINPNNPTGAVYSEDVLRRLVAIAERHNLIIFSDEIYDRILYDGAVHHSVAAFSEDVLFLTFSGLSKNYRAAGFRAGWMIVSGAKHRAKSYIEGLTALASMRLCSNVPSQFAIQTALGGYQSINELVMPTGRLCKQRDACYEKLTSIPGITCVKPKGAFYLFPKIDVQKFNIQDDMQFALDLLEDQHILIVHGTGFNWPYPDHFRVVYLPTVEELNATLGKMAAFLKDYEEVAKIR; encoded by the coding sequence ATGATTGAGAAGAGTAACCGGCTGCTTAACGTTTTTTATGAAATTCGTGGCCCCGTATTCGAAAAAGCGATGGAATTAGAGCTGCAAGGCTATAAAATAACGCGCTTAAACATTGGTAATCCTGCACCGTTCGGCTTTGATGCGCCCGACGAAATTATTCACGATGTAATTATTAATTTACGTCGAGCGCAGGGCTATACCGAATCAAAAGGTTTATTTGCCGCCCGGAAAGCGGTAATGCACGATTGCCAGCGCCGGGGTATTGCCGAAGTAAAAATTGATGATATTTATATTGGTAACGGAGTTAGTGAGCTTATTTTGCTCAGCATGCAGGGTTTGCTCAACAACGGCGACGAAATCTTAATTCCGGCTCCCGACTATCCGCTCTGGACGGCTTCGGTAAACCTGGCGGGCGGCAAAGCCGTGCATTATATGTGCGATGAAGCGGCCGACTGGTACCCGGATTTAGAAGATCTGGAAAGTAAAATTACGCCCCGCACCAAAGGTTTAGTAATTATTAACCCGAATAATCCAACGGGAGCGGTGTACTCCGAAGATGTTTTACGCCGTCTGGTAGCTATTGCCGAGCGCCATAACCTGATTATTTTTTCGGATGAGATTTACGATCGTATTTTATACGATGGGGCTGTGCATCATTCCGTAGCGGCCTTTTCGGAGGATGTTTTATTTTTAACTTTTAGCGGTTTATCTAAAAATTACCGGGCGGCGGGCTTTCGGGCCGGCTGGATGATTGTAAGTGGCGCCAAACATCGGGCTAAATCCTATATTGAAGGTTTAACTGCCCTGGCTAGCATGCGTTTGTGCAGCAATGTGCCTTCGCAATTTGCTATTCAAACCGCTTTGGGAGGTTACCAAAGTATTAACGAATTGGTAATGCCTACAGGTCGTTTGTGCAAACAACGCGATGCTTGCTATGAAAAGTTAACTTCTATTCCGGGAATTACTTGCGTGAAACCCAAAGGCGCTTTTTACCTGTTCCCGAAAATTGATGTACAAAAGTTTAACATTCAGGACGATATGCAATTTGCCCTGGATTTACTCGAAGATCAGCACATTTTAATTGTACATGGCACCGGTTTCAACTGGCCTTACCCCGACCATTTCCGGGTAGTGTACTTACCTACCGTAGAAGAACTAAATGCCACGCTGGGTAAAATGGCTGCCTTCCTGAAAGATTATGAAGAAGTAGCTAAAATTCGTTAA
- a CDS encoding glycoside hydrolase family 3 protein, with amino-acid sequence MYFSKNYSSVYQHFYLLLFGSFFLAISLLSSCQEKEKPARKVVFKAEEVEPEDTITYPNALITSLHRKNRWVDSVFRRLTPDERIAQLMIVEAFSNKGKEHEEDVLHLIRKYKVGGLIFFQGGPVRQAKLTNKFQAASKVPLLISMDAESGIGMRMDSAIQYPLPMLLGAINNDSLIYRMGAEIALEFKRLGMHLNFAPVVDINNNPANPIIGYRAFGENKIDVASKSLAYMLGMQSEGIIATAKHFPGHGDTNIDSHHDLPVIPYGRERLDSLELYPFRELIKAGVGGIMVAHMHLPKLDSTTNLPSTLSQPIVTNLLKQELKFGGLVVTDAMVMKGLTKYFKSGEAEVRALQAGNDVLERLVSVPKAIAAIKLAIRQKRLSQRDIDRRCKKVLAAKYWVGLNKYKPIVLDSLYANLTASRSYETNRRLAEGSQTLLHNKRHIIPLKRKKNVKYAVLAVGASRPTFFQKKLGEYVPIESFVLPRRSDKKARLLLRRRLKKYKQVVIGLYGPSIRPSNTLLLGKDEIALVNELLDQKKCLVVLFDNAYTLTELKEIRKANGLVVSYQQLLPVQEAAAQLLAGRISANGKLPVTVNEYFKYGDGL; translated from the coding sequence ATGTATTTTTCTAAAAATTACAGTTCCGTTTACCAACATTTTTACTTATTGCTTTTTGGGTCTTTCTTTCTGGCCATCTCGCTTTTGAGCTCTTGTCAGGAAAAAGAAAAACCGGCCCGTAAAGTAGTTTTTAAAGCCGAAGAAGTAGAGCCCGAAGATACTATTACCTACCCCAATGCTTTAATTACTTCGTTGCACCGCAAAAATCGCTGGGTAGATTCGGTATTTCGGCGGCTTACCCCCGATGAGCGCATTGCACAATTAATGATTGTAGAGGCATTTTCGAATAAGGGCAAAGAACACGAAGAAGATGTATTACACCTGATCCGGAAGTATAAAGTAGGCGGTTTGATTTTCTTTCAGGGCGGACCGGTACGGCAGGCTAAACTCACCAATAAATTTCAGGCGGCGAGTAAAGTACCCTTATTAATTAGCATGGATGCCGAATCGGGAATTGGAATGCGTATGGATAGCGCTATTCAATATCCATTGCCAATGCTATTGGGTGCCATTAACAACGATAGCTTAATTTACCGCATGGGTGCTGAAATTGCCTTGGAGTTTAAGCGTTTGGGCATGCACTTAAACTTTGCCCCAGTGGTAGATATTAATAATAACCCGGCCAACCCCATAATTGGTTACCGCGCTTTCGGCGAAAATAAAATAGATGTAGCTTCTAAAAGTCTGGCTTATATGCTGGGCATGCAAAGCGAAGGAATCATTGCTACGGCTAAACACTTTCCGGGACATGGCGACACTAACATTGATTCGCACCACGATTTACCCGTAATACCTTATGGCCGGGAGCGTTTGGACTCGCTGGAACTATATCCTTTTCGGGAATTAATAAAAGCAGGAGTAGGCGGAATTATGGTGGCGCACATGCACTTGCCCAAACTCGATTCTACTACTAACCTACCTTCTACGCTTTCGCAGCCTATTGTTACTAACTTACTAAAGCAAGAGCTAAAATTTGGCGGTTTGGTAGTAACGGATGCTATGGTAATGAAAGGCTTAACCAAGTACTTTAAGTCCGGTGAAGCCGAAGTGCGGGCTTTACAAGCTGGTAACGATGTGTTGGAACGGCTAGTGAGTGTACCCAAAGCCATTGCTGCCATTAAACTGGCTATCCGGCAAAAACGTTTAAGCCAGCGCGACATTGACCGACGCTGCAAAAAAGTATTGGCGGCCAAATACTGGGTAGGCTTAAATAAATATAAACCTATTGTACTGGATAGTTTATACGCCAATTTAACGGCTTCGCGGTCCTACGAAACCAACCGGCGCCTGGCCGAAGGCTCCCAAACCCTGTTGCATAACAAGCGCCATATTATTCCTTTAAAACGCAAAAAAAATGTAAAATATGCAGTTTTAGCAGTGGGGGCTTCGCGGCCAACCTTCTTTCAGAAAAAATTAGGAGAATACGTGCCCATTGAAAGTTTTGTGTTGCCACGCCGGAGCGATAAAAAGGCTAGATTGCTGTTGCGCCGCCGGCTTAAGAAATATAAACAAGTGGTAATCGGGTTATATGGCCCTAGTATTCGGCCTAGTAATACGCTTCTGCTGGGTAAAGACGAAATAGCGCTGGTTAACGAACTGCTCGATCAGAAGAAATGCCTGGTAGTATTATTCGACAATGCTTACACCCTTACCGAACTAAAAGAAATTAGAAAAGCGAATGGCTTAGTAGTAAGTTATCAACAATTATTGCCAGTACAGGAAGCTGCCGCTCAACTACTTGCCGGTAGAATAAGTGCTAATGGTAAACTGCCCGTAACCGTAAATGAATACTTTAAATACGGCGATGGTTTGTAG
- a CDS encoding TolB-like translocation protein, with amino-acid sequence MIRYAAQAQLNTNPPNVSWKQINTEKFQVIFPSEFEKEAQRVANTLQYLHAPLSHTLGREPRRLPLILQNRNAIANGFVTLAPRHSEFYTMPTQDYTLLGTNRWLDLLSVHEFRHVVQYDKAWQGTSKLAYYLFGDYGLSVANNLALPNWFWEGDAVGTETAFTNSGRGRTPDFDLLYRTNLLNGRNYSYNKQHLGSFKDPVPNHYVLGYHLTTYGRRHYGPEFWGKVVDQAASRFFIPFIFSTAMRYETGYRLPANYRRMQHELDSLWTQQTAQIKPTEATVITKRKSSTYTNYEFPQELSDGSIVALKSGLGDYPHFVKIAADGQEKKLFTPGPINGNAMLSMAQDKIVWSEYEFDPRWQVRTYSVIKYYDVAAGKQHVLQRKTRLAAPAFSPDASKIAAIETSLQNDYTLVILDANTGQELKRLPAPENDFISMPRWAPDGKNIVLLRTAQGRRSISLLNSETGTFTELLAPTTENIGHPVLAGNYVYFNAPYLGIENVFALDVTTRKQFQVTARPFAGINAVVSRDNKQILFNDFTKNGYEVARMENNPSAWVPLENVPDIRIKYYQPLVEQEGNANILTEVPTKVYPVQPYSKFKHIIKPHSWIPGRDVINNTFTATVISQDLLSTTLTSLGYTYNVNEESSRAFADISYQGFYPIINLTGAVGQRAEIENDTISYGWKENSLTAGLQLPLNLTHSRYNESLVIGTSASLTNISGYERPRQALTDQTNGALRSVQYNLAYNRVFTTSKRDLAGRFEQRLAVNYFHTPLKGDYQGSLLAASVRLAFPGLFKHHSFQIGGNYQQQGVENYRFASTLVFPRGYSYRSHQNFSSGFVQYKLPLWYPDLALGPILYFQRLKGNVFFDYGRGWSNRNVYQSDKRYQSVGAELSTDFNFMRLNSVLLTLGVRFSYLPQEKDYAVELLVLDLGF; translated from the coding sequence TTGATTAGGTACGCTGCTCAGGCTCAATTAAACACCAATCCACCTAATGTTTCCTGGAAACAAATTAACACCGAAAAGTTTCAGGTAATTTTTCCTTCCGAATTTGAGAAGGAAGCTCAACGTGTAGCCAACACCTTACAGTATTTGCACGCACCCCTATCGCATACCCTGGGCCGCGAACCCCGGCGGCTGCCCCTTATTCTGCAAAACCGCAACGCTATTGCCAATGGCTTTGTTACGCTGGCTCCGCGCCACTCCGAATTTTATACCATGCCTACTCAGGATTACACCTTGCTGGGTACTAACCGCTGGCTCGATTTATTATCGGTACACGAGTTCCGGCACGTAGTACAATACGACAAAGCCTGGCAGGGAACCTCAAAACTGGCTTATTATTTATTCGGCGATTATGGCTTATCGGTGGCAAATAATTTGGCTTTGCCTAATTGGTTTTGGGAAGGCGATGCGGTTGGTACCGAAACTGCTTTTACTAATAGTGGCCGTGGCCGCACACCCGATTTTGATTTACTGTACCGGACAAATTTATTAAATGGGCGAAATTACTCGTATAATAAACAGCATTTAGGTTCTTTTAAAGACCCGGTGCCTAACCATTACGTTTTAGGGTATCATCTTACTACTTATGGCCGCCGGCATTACGGGCCTGAGTTCTGGGGGAAAGTAGTAGACCAGGCGGCGAGCCGGTTTTTTATTCCGTTTATTTTTTCAACGGCCATGCGCTACGAAACAGGTTACCGTTTGCCTGCCAATTACCGCCGGATGCAGCACGAGCTCGATTCGCTGTGGACCCAGCAAACTGCCCAAATTAAACCAACGGAAGCTACAGTAATTACTAAACGTAAAAGTTCTACCTACACCAATTACGAATTTCCGCAAGAACTCTCGGATGGTAGCATAGTAGCGCTAAAATCTGGCTTAGGTGATTATCCGCACTTTGTAAAAATTGCGGCCGATGGTCAGGAAAAGAAGTTATTTACTCCTGGTCCGATAAACGGAAATGCGATGCTATCAATGGCTCAAGATAAAATTGTTTGGTCGGAGTATGAGTTTGATCCGCGTTGGCAAGTCCGAACGTATTCGGTTATTAAGTATTATGATGTAGCTGCGGGTAAACAACACGTATTACAACGCAAAACCCGGTTAGCCGCACCCGCATTTTCGCCGGATGCCAGCAAAATAGCCGCTATAGAAACTTCGTTACAAAACGATTATACCTTAGTAATTCTGGATGCCAATACCGGACAAGAGTTAAAAAGATTACCAGCTCCGGAAAATGATTTTATTTCGATGCCCCGTTGGGCACCAGATGGAAAGAATATCGTGCTGCTCCGTACTGCGCAAGGCCGTCGTTCCATCAGCTTGTTAAATTCCGAAACAGGTACTTTTACCGAATTACTGGCACCTACCACCGAAAACATTGGCCACCCGGTACTAGCCGGAAATTACGTTTACTTTAATGCACCGTACCTAGGCATCGAAAATGTTTTTGCCCTAGATGTTACTACCCGAAAACAATTTCAGGTAACGGCTCGTCCGTTTGCCGGCATTAATGCCGTTGTTAGCCGCGATAACAAGCAAATTTTATTTAATGATTTTACTAAAAATGGCTACGAAGTAGCCCGGATGGAGAATAATCCTAGTGCGTGGGTTCCCTTGGAAAATGTACCGGACATACGCATAAAATATTACCAGCCTTTAGTTGAGCAAGAAGGTAACGCTAATATCTTAACCGAAGTACCCACTAAAGTTTATCCTGTTCAGCCGTATTCTAAATTTAAGCATATTATAAAACCCCATAGCTGGATACCGGGGCGCGATGTTATTAATAATACCTTTACCGCAACTGTTATTTCGCAGGATTTATTGAGCACTACCCTTACCAGTTTAGGGTATACTTACAATGTAAACGAAGAAAGCAGCCGGGCTTTTGCCGATATCAGCTATCAGGGTTTTTACCCAATTATTAATCTAACGGGAGCTGTAGGGCAACGCGCCGAAATAGAAAACGATACCATCTCGTATGGTTGGAAAGAAAATAGCCTGACTGCTGGTTTGCAGTTACCTTTGAATTTAACGCACTCCAGGTATAATGAATCTTTAGTAATAGGAACCTCTGCCAGCCTTACAAATATCTCGGGTTACGAACGTCCGCGGCAAGCTTTAACAGATCAAACCAACGGAGCTTTGCGCAGTGTACAATATAACTTGGCCTATAACCGGGTGTTTACCACCAGCAAGCGCGATTTAGCTGGACGCTTCGAGCAACGATTAGCCGTAAATTATTTTCATACGCCCCTAAAAGGCGATTACCAGGGTAGTTTATTAGCTGCTTCGGTTCGCCTGGCTTTCCCCGGGTTATTTAAACATCATTCGTTCCAGATCGGCGGTAATTATCAGCAGCAAGGAGTAGAAAATTACCGCTTTGCCAGCACCTTGGTTTTCCCGCGAGGGTACAGTTACCGTTCGCACCAGAATTTTTCGAGTGGTTTTGTGCAGTATAAATTACCTTTATGGTACCCCGATTTAGCTTTAGGGCCCATATTGTATTTCCAGCGGTTAAAAGGCAATGTGTTTTTTGATTATGGCCGGGGATGGAGTAATAGAAACGTTTACCAGTCAGATAAGCGGTACCAATCAGTAGGCGCTGAATTAAGTACCGATTTTAATTTTATGCGCTTGAATAGTGTTTTATTAACTTTGGGGGTGCGCTTCTCGTATTTGCCGCAAGAAAAAGATTATGCGGTAGAGTTGCTGGTATTGGATCTGGGTTTTTAA